One part of the Populus alba chromosome 18, ASM523922v2, whole genome shotgun sequence genome encodes these proteins:
- the LOC118051138 gene encoding probable folate-biopterin transporter 2 isoform X1, with translation MVEDENLEACSEFVGGEDVRKGGFFDCFWTPIYWFKMLANETHWSFVFGVLVVYGISQGLGGAFNRVGTDYYMKDVQKVQPSESQIYQGIISIPWLVKPLWGLLTDVLPILGYRRRPYFIFAGLLGVVSMLLLSFHENLHIAFALLSLTAGSAGAAIADVTIDACVAQNSNTRPSLAADMQSLCALSSSIGALMGFSLSGIFVHLIGPKGVFGLLSIPAGLVFLVGILLDEPFMPNFSYRQVNQKFVDAGKAMWRTLKFPDVWRPCFYMYLSIALSIDIHEGLFYWYTDSKGGPSFSQETVGFIFSIGSIGSLLGALLYQNVLKDHPFRNLLFWIQLLFGLSGMLDLMLVLRLNLKFGIPDYFFIVIDESVSQMIGRLKWMPLLVLSSKLCPPGIEGTFFALLMSIDNVGLLSSQWGGGFLLHLLKVTRTRFDNLWLAILTRNILRVTPLCLLFLIPRGDPNASLLPTEILGPKEEAGTPENENIELVSLVSSVDGK, from the exons ATGGTAGAGGATGAAAATTTGGAAGCCTGTAGTGAGTTTGTGGGGGGAGAAGATGTACGAAAAGGAGGGTTCTTTGACTGTTTTTGGACTCCAATTTATTGGTTCAAGATGCTCGCTAATGAGACACATTGGAGTTTTGTATTTGGTGTATTGGTTGTGTATGGCATAAGCCAAGGACTTGGTGGAGCTTTTAATCGTGTTGGCACTGACTATTACATGAAGGATGTTCAAAAGGTGCAGCCTTCTGAATCACAGATTTACCAAGGAATCATTTCAATTCCATGGCTTGTTAAGCCTCTCTGGGGCCTCCTCACTGATGTTCTTCCAATTTTAGGGTACCGGAGGCGGCCTTATTTCATCTTTGCTG GATTGCTTGGCGTGGTCTCCATGCTCTTGTTGTCGTTCCATGAGAACCTCCATATTGCATTTGCTTTGTTGTCATTGACGGCTGGTAGTGCTGGTGCAGCAATAGCAGATGTAACCATCGATGCCTGTGTGGCTCAGAATAGCAATACCCGCCCATCCCTTGCAGCTGATATGCAAAGCTTGTGTGCTCTCAGTTCATCCATTGGAGCATTAATGGGATTCTCTCTCAGTGGTATTTTTGTGCACCTAATTGGCCCTAAG GGGGTGTTCGGCTTGCTATCAATTCCAGCTGGACTTGTATTTTTAGTTGGAATTTTGCTTGATGAGCCCTTCATGCCAAACTTCTCTTATAGACAG GTAAACCAGAAGTTTGTGGATGCTGGTAAGGCAATGTGGAGAACTTTGAAATTCCCAGATGTGTGGAGACCATGTTTTTATATGTACTTATCCATCGCATTGAGCATAGATATCCACGAAGGCTTGTTCTACTGGTATACAGACTCAAAGGGGGGTCCATCTTTTTCTCAG GAGACTGTTGGTTTCATATTCTCAATTGGTTCGATAGGATCTCTCTTAGGAGCATTACTCTATCAAAATGTTCTGAAGGATCACCCATTTCGAAACCTACTTTTCTGGATTCAATTGCTATTTGGTTTGTCTGGAATGCTAGATTTGATGCTGGTGCTGCGATTGAACTTGAAATTCGGCATACCAGATTATTTCTTCATTGTCATTGACGAGAGTGTCTCTCAGATGATTGGAAGGCTAAAGTGGATGCCCCTTCTTGTGCTCAGTTCTAAGCTTTGCCCCCCTGGGATTGAAGGCACTTTCTTTGCTCTACTAATGTCAATTGATAACGTTGGACTCCTCTCATCTCAATGGGGCGGAGGCTTTCTTCTTCACTTACTGAAAGTTACTCGGACAAGATTCGATAATCTCTGGCTCGCCATTTTGACCCGGAACATATTGCGAGTCACTCCGCTTTGTTTACTATTTCTTATTCCAAGAGGTGATCCCAACGCTTCACTACTTCCAACTGAAATCTTAGGTCCAAAAGAGGAGGCTGGAACTCCTGAAAATGAGAATATCGAATTAGTGTCCCTTGTAAGCAGTGTTGATGGTAAATAG
- the LOC118051138 gene encoding probable folate-biopterin transporter 2 isoform X2 produces the protein MLLLSFHENLHIAFALLSLTAGSAGAAIADVTIDACVAQNSNTRPSLAADMQSLCALSSSIGALMGFSLSGIFVHLIGPKGVFGLLSIPAGLVFLVGILLDEPFMPNFSYRQVNQKFVDAGKAMWRTLKFPDVWRPCFYMYLSIALSIDIHEGLFYWYTDSKGGPSFSQETVGFIFSIGSIGSLLGALLYQNVLKDHPFRNLLFWIQLLFGLSGMLDLMLVLRLNLKFGIPDYFFIVIDESVSQMIGRLKWMPLLVLSSKLCPPGIEGTFFALLMSIDNVGLLSSQWGGGFLLHLLKVTRTRFDNLWLAILTRNILRVTPLCLLFLIPRGDPNASLLPTEILGPKEEAGTPENENIELVSLVSSVDGK, from the exons ATGCTCTTGTTGTCGTTCCATGAGAACCTCCATATTGCATTTGCTTTGTTGTCATTGACGGCTGGTAGTGCTGGTGCAGCAATAGCAGATGTAACCATCGATGCCTGTGTGGCTCAGAATAGCAATACCCGCCCATCCCTTGCAGCTGATATGCAAAGCTTGTGTGCTCTCAGTTCATCCATTGGAGCATTAATGGGATTCTCTCTCAGTGGTATTTTTGTGCACCTAATTGGCCCTAAG GGGGTGTTCGGCTTGCTATCAATTCCAGCTGGACTTGTATTTTTAGTTGGAATTTTGCTTGATGAGCCCTTCATGCCAAACTTCTCTTATAGACAG GTAAACCAGAAGTTTGTGGATGCTGGTAAGGCAATGTGGAGAACTTTGAAATTCCCAGATGTGTGGAGACCATGTTTTTATATGTACTTATCCATCGCATTGAGCATAGATATCCACGAAGGCTTGTTCTACTGGTATACAGACTCAAAGGGGGGTCCATCTTTTTCTCAG GAGACTGTTGGTTTCATATTCTCAATTGGTTCGATAGGATCTCTCTTAGGAGCATTACTCTATCAAAATGTTCTGAAGGATCACCCATTTCGAAACCTACTTTTCTGGATTCAATTGCTATTTGGTTTGTCTGGAATGCTAGATTTGATGCTGGTGCTGCGATTGAACTTGAAATTCGGCATACCAGATTATTTCTTCATTGTCATTGACGAGAGTGTCTCTCAGATGATTGGAAGGCTAAAGTGGATGCCCCTTCTTGTGCTCAGTTCTAAGCTTTGCCCCCCTGGGATTGAAGGCACTTTCTTTGCTCTACTAATGTCAATTGATAACGTTGGACTCCTCTCATCTCAATGGGGCGGAGGCTTTCTTCTTCACTTACTGAAAGTTACTCGGACAAGATTCGATAATCTCTGGCTCGCCATTTTGACCCGGAACATATTGCGAGTCACTCCGCTTTGTTTACTATTTCTTATTCCAAGAGGTGATCCCAACGCTTCACTACTTCCAACTGAAATCTTAGGTCCAAAAGAGGAGGCTGGAACTCCTGAAAATGAGAATATCGAATTAGTGTCCCTTGTAAGCAGTGTTGATGGTAAATAG